The DNA window gaatatttgaatgttgaaaataagagttgtaaatattgaaaattagtgtgtgatgatctAGGTAACGATGAATTTTcatattatgttatttaaaagGGAATTTTCATATACTCATGTTACTATGTTATGTGAGTTATTAATTTTTGCGTGATATTTAATATGCATAGTCTTAAGAACTGGTTCGTCCATTTACTGATATTTAATATGCATAGTCTATTCAATATAATAAAAGAATCCAAGTTTATAACaacatattttatttaatttcattcGATGTAAAAATTCACAAAACATTGACATATTTCAGCCTTCTAATTTATATGTGCAGAATAtcaaaacaaataaacaagagtttatttatataatatttaattttctcaACATTACGTGTGAAGCacgaaaaaaaaattgtttgaaagaaaaaaaagatcACTGGCCGATTAAATGTCATAAATCTAATGGAAgatgaaatatattatttaatattattactTAAACATGTCAGATGACTTGTTTCATTTGCTTATTTGTTATTGTTAATTGTCGTATTTCTTCAACAGACAGAAAAAAGtatattaaaatcaaatatagtacttttaaatgtttaaacgAAATTGTATATTTCACTTGACATATATACATTGAGAAGaattttttgcatgaaaaaaattattgtacAAGTTCAAACCAAAGCGGTCTTGCTAAGTTGCTGCATAAAACACAATTGATTATATAAGATATGAAACACCAATGGTCAAATAATACTTAATAGTTGAAGCCATCGATAGAAGCTTACAAAAAGTAACGGAAATTCGAAAACTATTTGGTGACAAGATTGTTGTACTTGGATGTAACTTCATGCAAGTTTTACCGGTTATTTCCAAAACAATCATTCAATGAACAACTAATACGAGTTTAGTAAAATCATATTTGTCCCGATAGAtgcatcattttattttatctaaaaACTTAATAGTCAAGTTTGAATCAAGGTGATTagaaaaaacatattattagattaatttttttctaatagACTATTAACATATGTGtacatttttaatttatatttaatattatcatTATGAAATTTGTAGTGTAAATTATTTCTGTAGTTTGGAAATCAACATAAAAAATCACAGTATAAAAGGAAATAGTCATAACTCATAACAAATGAACTGTTTAATCATAAATATAGCTAGATGATGTAACTTCTTGTaatcttatttttttatgaCGTGAGAACTGACGACCGCTACCATTCGATGTGCATATGACAACTTCTTGTAATCTTTTTTTACCTAGAAGATACCATAAATGTAACAACTAACATTATGTCATATTTgtgttatatatttttttattgtcaatgtgttcaattatttttttgttgaaaataatataatgtaTGAGAAACTCTCTTTTGATGATCAAGATACAAAAACATACACTTGAAGAGTGTCCACCTAAAACACTAgatgacataaaaaaatatagaaccAACTACGTTTACAATGGCTCACGTACAACACACATCATATTTTCtagtaaattattacatgtaTGAATCTCACATATATTATATCACAAAATCTCCTATGAGACCGACTCACATGTTAGTTTTGTTAGACATATCTCAAATCCGACCtgatccatgaaaaaaatattattttttatgtcaaaaatattatttttcattataaatATAGATAGTGTCTATCTCTCTCAAAAGTTTTggtacatgaaaaaatatataccaAATGCAGGATGTTACCTccactatatatatattaaccCGCTACAGTAAATATGATAAGGTAATGTTTTAATTCGAGTTTACTGTGTATATCTATttctatattaaattaaattaattgagACCACTGAACCGACAATTTGATATATGTCGGCACGACACTTTGATAAATTGCAACATTATTCCGTTTATTTTGATAATTATCATATTGCTTATACTCTATAatatttgagtaggtctcttgtgtgacgatctcacgaatatttatctgtgagatgggtcaatcctaccgatattcacaataaaaagtaatacttttagcataaaaaataatttttttcatggatgacccaaataagagatccgtctcacaatatacgactcgtgagaccgtctcacacaagtttttgtcataataTTTATAGCAAAAATCTCATATTTCATAGCAAATTAGAGACTACTCATATTCCATAAGTTAATCACAAAAAATAGTTGACgtaacttaaattttttttaaaaaaaaacaatttttacgATTACGCAGCAGCATGCACCAATATATCAGTATTAataatagatatatatatattttcaaagaATAATAtatgtgtttttttaaaaaaattaaataaaattggatcatattttcatttagatacataaatataaaataaaaatcgttTAAAGTAGAAGAGCTACATCTGCCAACccttcttcaaaataatttagCAAATATAAACGAACCCAACAATATTAATTAACTTGCACGCGTTACTTTCTTTTTATTAttgaataaatttataatttaatttgctGATGATTAAAATcatatgaaattaattaatttaatatgataaaaaatGTGATTATCTCGACTGACTTTAAATTTGTCGTTAACTAATTAAATTCCATACCCATCAAATCAAGTGGCGTATACATTACTAATTTAtgattatgaaaaaaattaatgaatttaTAAACCATATCTCggcacataattaattaatcgcTTGTGCTTAACATTTTAATATATTAcagataatttatttatttttgttcattttaaaattttcaagataATTCGACTTATTATATTTGAGAAATACAAAATCAATATTTAAGAGAATATAAATAATGTAGCATTAACAAAAAGCTATTGCTAACATATGGTTAGGAGGCTTTGCTTTGGCTCTAACATGATTGGCCCACTTTCATTTTCGATGCAAAAAACAATTATAAGAAAAAGTGTCAGCAATCTTGGATGATCATCATCTGATTTATCAACTACCagacaaatataaatatatcgttgattgtaataattatctaCGTTGAAAGATCAATCGAAAGACGATGTTTAGAGTATTGTATAGTTAAAAGATCGGATTTACACCGTTATCATTAAAGATACATGTGTCAAGAAATGAGTGTAAAGATCATCCTCATAAAATGTAGACCTATGTGAAGAAACGAATCGAGATTTCACTATAATCACAAGTAAAAGAACCAGACCAGAAATGAGTTGGATGTAGCAGAGATTATACATAGATATAATTTCGCCCTAAATATTATTTCCACTGAAACGGTATGGCTTCAAGTTTGGTGGAGAAAATGGTAAATGATGAGACCCTCAACTACAATTATGTCATAAACCAATAATTGAATGAGTAAAATAAGATTAGATGGAAATGGAGTGAGCTGTCTGTCTAGTCCAAGAGAACCCCTTGCATGAATCCAAACATGCATATGGATAAAAATATTTGGGAATGATAATATTTTCTTATCCATTGAAAGGATGCATAATTAATTATAAGacttttaatattaaaaaaaaaaaaagcactaAACATTCAGCAAACTGTGAGAATTTAACGAAGTGTACAAATATGATTGAGAACTCTAACTAGTATTTTGTCATTGTGTACAAAATCAATAGATTCCAAAAACGCCATCAACTTCTAATAACTACACCAACGGAGGCCAAAACAGTGACCAAAATTTATCCAGCAAGCTGGAATTGACAACTATAGAAGGAACGGGAACTAAGAAATCTTatgtttcaaatgatatttcaCCTTTTTATGTGTATATACATGAGTGAAACGGCCGTACAATGAATCGAAACCTGATATCCATAGGCATGTATCACTTATCTATACAAATGAAACATGAGATGAAACACAATCGTGCAGCATGAGATTTGGGGCGAACAAAACCATCAAAGAGTAAAAATGGAGATCACATTGCAAGGAGAGGATATATAAACAGAGAATAAAACCAATAGAAAATCACAACCAAGCCGGGGACAGCAACAGAGCACAAAACGGAACTGTTCCCCTGTATCTGAACAGCCCAAGTTCTTGTATAAGACACCAAGTGAAGTGCTCTTACAGTTATCCTCTCATAGTAGGACTGAAAACCATTTCCTGCATTCAAGAAACATTTAAGTAATGCTTTCGAGATAAAGAACAGTTCCATGACAAATGGAGAATTAGATATTTATGATGACAGTTCAGCAATTTTATTAACCTGATCACAAACAGGACATGTATAACTTCTTTCCATCcattcaagtatgcaagcaagGTGAAAATGATGATCACATTTTGTGACGATTCTTGGGTTCTCCACATCATATTCTGCAGTAATGAGAAAGAAAGTTATTACTATAATAATAGCCTCAAAACCTATATCTATTTGAGGATTTCCGACATTAGCTATATATTAACACCCTCGACGTGCAGCCTGGATATGGGGAAACAGAACAAGAAAACCTACAATTATTGGCATGGGAGGCACGGAAATAAACAAATAAACCAGTGCAGGAAAAGAGTGTATCCACATGACTGCAAACTCATGACCTCCTATTCAAATGTCAGGAAAAATATACATTATTTGTCCAAAATACTATAGCAAAAAGAAAATAGCTTAAAATTAGATAAATAAGTTTACAGTGTTCATTTTgttataaagaaaaaaaaacacgaGCCATGGTTCAGTAGAAAGTTAAAAGGGTAAATTTTGTAGGACCTTCGAGGCAAGTGGGACAAACATCTTCCTCATCTTGCAGTAGTGGAACAAAAGGTTCACTGGACTTTTTAAGTTCGTCGGAATTGTTGTCTTCCATTTCTTTTGAAGCTGTAAGCTCAATATGAGTTTCCATCTTTGCATCAGATTCCATAGTCTTTAACTTAGCATCCAAAGTACTACCAGAGTTGTTATCACCGAACAGTTCAGCTTTTGTGCTTTGCAAAGCAGTCTCATTTTtatttccagaactttgttgaTGTACTGACGGAGTTGGTGGGTATCCCACATATGTTTCATATGGCAGAGGTGCAGGTGGTGGCCGGTAAGTATCTGGGATAGCAGTGTCCAGATTTGTATCAACCAAAAGGCCAGAAGAGAGAGCAGAGATTGTCTCATGGTGAGATGATAACGGCTCATGCTCTTCGGAGACTGGGTACTGCAAGTAAACTCCCCACAAGAGAGAATCAAATGATATTGATGAACAAAAATTAACAGTAATAAAATTGGAGATTTATAAGTTGCTCTATATGGGGTAACGTCGTAATGACAACTGTAGCTCATAACCGAACCAGAAAATTAAAAACCAAGACTTGCAAACCACCTGGAATATCAATATCCAGAAGAAACATCGAAAATTGATTTCAAAACCATTTTTTTCCGAGAACCAAAAGTTTTTCGTCACTAAACCTAATTTTCCAGTGAGAGAATGGACATCGATATTTATTCCTACCAATGAGACAGTTTAAAGACATATAGTTGAACGATCCAGAAAATATAGAACTTCAAGAAAATCACTTATCACCTTAATAAACTGCATAAAACAATATATTTGGACTGATAGAGAAGAGCTTAAAAGGAGGCAAGAGAAATCACTCACACGAAAGTATGCAGGCGACACATTGAATTCAGGACTCTTAGATgcacagcagcaacagcagcctCCCATCACTGCTTAAGCCTTAATTATCTTTTGTGTCCACCAAGAGCCGCCAGAAACTTGGTCATTGTCCTCCCTCTCTCTAACAAAGTTAGAGAAACACCACGAAGTAAAAGTAATGAAAATATCATACTGAAAGCCCGTACTCAATAACCAGATGTACAAGTGTCCAACtaatcaaaaagaaaaaattagcTAAGCTGCATTCATAAGAAGATTATTCTAAGGAAGTATTACAGTAAGAAAACCTCCGTACTAAGAATAAAataacatcaattcataatctctTAAAGGACAAAATGGTAAGTGCAAGCAACAAATTACTAAACTATCAAGACCTTTTTGTCGGATCTTAAACCACAACCCTGCAGATCATGAGGCTCCATACTTTCAAAAACATGCAGTCAGATGAATTTCTCAGAGAGTGAATAAGCAAGAGTGACATACTAATCAATATGTAATGAGAACTTTTGCAAGTTTCAGGTCTAATCTTCCTCTAACTTTTGTCTACCGAGgaatttaacaattttttaGACCATAAGAATACACTCGGCTTTATAAatgaattataattattttaacttATAATCCATTTATTAATAAATTAGCAGTGTATTCAAGGTTTCCAATCGGATTGATCCACAAGTTTACAAATTCTTAACGGCTACGATTTTCATCTGATCACAATAACACTAATCCAAAACTAAAGAAGTCAGAAAGCTAATTTCTAAAACTGATTTAACCATGGTTTCAATCATTTCCCACAAAACCCCATGAAGAAAAGGCATAATTCCGCATTACAATTGCACGGAATTTAAACCCATATAAAAAGACAGCTATTCAAAGGCAGAGCCAGAGGTCATACGCAGGGGGGAGAAAATATTGTTTTTGCTACAAAACTTGAAACAGAGACAAGCAATTTGATTCCAGAAAACCAAAAGCACCCATATTTGGATTCAATCACAACAACAACGACAAAAAATGGCGAACTAAACATCAGGTAAACGAACTCAATAAAACctataatcatataaaaaaagaagaagatataATCCAAAAACTTAATTAACCAATCGAGTTCAATCACATTTAAGGAATCCAGCGAGCATCATAAAACAACAACTGGTGTATATGCATATAAAATATACGTACGTACGCGTGTGTTAGTGTAATCATACCTCTTGGTTGGATTGGATCAGTGAAGGAGAGAGTTGAGAACCGTGTCTGAATACTGAAAGGAAGCCGACTTGGAATTTATTTGTAATCATTTACTTGTTTTTAGTCAAATTCACGTAAATAAATTACTAATATattcattaaattttataattaccTTGTCCaaattttttaatcatataatcataaaaaaaaaatttaacaataaaattaatcatttaattatattattttgagaAAAAAGAGAGACTAAAATTGATTAAAAAACATAGTTATAAGATGATAAttgattcatcgaaatatataactaaaaatataacaaatcgATATATATTAGATTAAAAACTGATATTTTttctaatatattattattactatctTTAGTGATGAACAAGATTTCAGGTTAAATTAAAATAActgatataatttatttaaatcaaaaattaaaatcgATGGTTTGTATCCAAAAAACCttgagagaaaaaaatttaaagaataatattttatttattgaaaaaaattatgaaacaGAATATAAAAAATTGTAACTGAAGTTTACTTAGTTTAaccgattttttaaaattgaaataaccTAAATCAAACTGAATAAATTGATTTGACcaacaatattattattattattattttattaatgcaGTAAATGTAAAGCTTCAaactataaaaataattaatatattaatttttttataaatatattaatatattatatcatTAATTAATCGGTAGAGGACaccaataaaataaaacaaaggtAGAACAAAATTTCCGACAAGCAGGCAGGAGAATATACGTAAGCCATCTGTTAATTATACATTTCTATTAGGAgaaaataataattacaataacCTTAAAATACCGTACCATCGAACTTTACCAGGGAAAACTCTGCAGGTTTTGACAAATATGTTGGAAGTACTCCAAGTCTCCAACTAGTTTTCATAAAATTACATGACACAGATTTCTCATGCTGCTTAGAATGATTCTTGCACAGATTCGAGACGAACATGGGGGCAGAACCTTTCCGGTTCACCTCTTGTCCACAGAATCTTCAGGTCCCCTCTTTTTTTCCCGAGCGCTAGAAACGTCCCTGCGTCAAGAAATCCAATGTTTTACAAGCCTTCAATCTATAAGCATGGATTGATGCTAATTCCGTTTTTGGTGTCTACTTTTATTGCAAGTGTTTGAAATGTAAGAGATAGTGCAATCTTTTTAATATTGGATATGAGTCTAGAATATGGTATTTGATTTCTAACACGGAATTTATCCAACAGAGAGTAACACATTCAGTTTACCTAGTGTAAGAGGAACAATGTAAAGCAATGCTGGTTGGCCATGTCCATCCATCAAGTTCAACGCCAGGTAAGTGACGAGAAGACCTGCAATGCATGATTAAAGTGTTAAAAATGTGTAACTACCATTGAAGTTGTTTCTACATAGACACTCTCATGTTTAGTATTTCATATAATCACCACGACCCCGAGGTGTTAAAATCTAAGGTTCATCAATCCTCAAATAGCGTCAATGCAAATCTGATAAAAGTTCCATAGTGGTCGTAATTTAGTGCAATTCTTCAGCGAcatttgatgcatcattatctGCTAAACTTACTGGGTTTTAGATTTTGTTTGTTATCTCCTATCTTGGAATCGATGGCGACATCCACTTCGTGAGGAAAGCATTAGGATAACACAGAGGACATCGAAGATGACAAAACACCATTTGTGGTACAAGACTTGACTCAAAATCCTCCGGTAAAACGAGATAAAATGAGCAATCTAGCTACTGTTGTACAAGTCAAACAAAAGTACCTATCCAAAATTAGATGCGTAAAACAGTTGAGTTCGATTACAAAAAATTGAGCTCGAGTCAAAGGTTTGGCTAGCAAAACTCGAGATCATGAACTTGTTAAAGAGCTCATACAAAGAAGATTAATACCCATATCTTGATAATACTAAtacatataatattatatataactaaaattattaaatttttataatattaaatatcaaaaaatCAATTATGAGCTAGTATGCTGGTTTGCGAGCTCATGCACGTAACTGTTGAACTCGAGCTCTAAAAATCCTTAGCTCAATTGAGCTGGCTCAACTAAACTTACACCGACATTCAAAATATAGGAACCAAATAAATAGTTAAGCTCAATTTCAAGGAGCAAGTAAGACAAATTTCAGAAAAGTTTTGTTTACCTAATCCATAAGCAAACATCGCCCATAAAAAGTACCCGGCTTGTAGGCTTTTGTTTGCTAACCAATCATACCTGCAACAGACAAAATAGATTGAATAGAGGTATAAAATTGAGACAGCACGAGGCCAAGTTTTTTTGCTTACAAAGGATTGCTCTACCAAGTGTTTGCCAAGTTTTTTTTGGAAGATGCAGTACCAAAACTTTCCGTACCAATTTCACTCCACATTACCACATCACTCACATACTAGTCGATCAAGCACGCATGATATGCCCAAGTGAAATTTGAAGGGATTGTTTCTCAAATTCGCATAAAATTGCTAAAACCACCATACATAGTATTGAAATCAGACATGAAAGATCCATCACATTAAAAAATTGAACTGTAGCCTCGTCTTAATGGTATCACCTCTCTTCATAGTTGGACAGGTCAAAGGCTCGATGCCCATGACCGATTCCATTTCTTAGATTCTTATAAATCAATTATACAAACACTGCTTGTGTTGACGGAACAGGAACACGGGACACCAAAGGAGTGATAAAAAAATCCGTTTAGGTCCAACTGGATGCCATTAGGCCCATCACCAAGCCCTGGACAACATTCTAGCAATTAACAAGTAAATGTGAATAACTCTACCTTAGTGAAAATGCTACTACCAGCCCAGGCAAGAGGATGTCACCAAAGCCTATGATGCTGTAACCACCCCATGGATCAAACATACGTGGAATTTTCAGAAGCATTGGTATACCATCCTCACCACTTCTGTCACCACGGGCAACCTAGAACGACAATAATGGTAAAAGTTCATCTCTTCTACTTGCTATGATTTTGGCTGCTATGTAATGTGAATTATTGAGGTTAATTACCCACCACAATCATCACACTTTCTTGGAAGAGTTTCTTGGAAACAAACACCCAAAAGATGTCGTACATGAAAGCGCAGCTAAGAAGGACAGTTCCCACCTGAAATACAAGATTGAGGTACGGAAAGGGCCAAGGAGAACATGTATTATAAATACGTAACAAAAAGATAATGAAAACGGAGCTATTCCTTAAATTATACATTGAATCGAATATATGCACTAGAAAactttcattaaaaaatatccATACTCATGATTTAAAAGATGAAGATGTATGTCCTGTATATCCAACTAGTCATTGCTAGAACAGAACTTAATTCGGTCCACATTAAGTCAGAAAACCCATCAACTTTTCAGTAATCTTCCAAATGTGTCAGACGAGTTATTGAGAGAACCATACAATCTGACGTCTGTTCATGTAAGGGGGTTCACAAAATATTAGCAGTGAACAACCCCATAATTAACGAACAATAAAATGGGGTGGTATTCTGGCAATGTCAGCTATTGTCTCATTTCACAAGCAAGTGGTCAGTTGAGATTAAAACGAAGAGTTAGAACTTTCTAGCACAGGAGTCTAGTTAACAATTAATGAGAAAGTTTTGCATTCCGTGAGGGAGAGGCACACGGGGAAAATTATGTGATTTTAATTGCCCGCCAAATGTAAATACTCTGCAAATGCATTATTTGGCGGTACATCAGTAATTACATTGCAGTAAAGTTTGTTAACCGGAACCCTCTTAGCTTTTAAATAAGCCAACAAAAGGATGCATTGATCCGATAATTACAAATTATGGTCCCTTGACATATATGGTTCATTTCAACCTTTAACGAGTAAAATTTAAACTAATGAAAGTACAACAATTGATAGATTTTCAGACTTGAttcatgaaatatatagaaaagtTACAAATCCAATAACATAACAGCATTATCGATGTAGAATAAAGTGTAGATGGCAAATGCATAGCAATAAACAAGAAAAGCTATTCAATTTTGACAGCTGTCCTTCTCAGCCAAATTTGACAAATCAAAATTATTACCTTCAGATTAGGAATTCGAACTATCTGAAGAACAGTAATTATCAATGAAATTCCCTGAAAGAAAAAGATACCACAATCAGTTATCAACCACAATAGCTTTAAAAGTCATTCAAAAACACAGAGATTATTCTCTTATCACAGGAACAAGAACATCTCTTTGGCTAAAATATATGCACATGATGAAAAG is part of the Primulina tabacum isolate GXHZ01 chromosome 18, ASM2559414v2, whole genome shotgun sequence genome and encodes:
- the LOC142533572 gene encoding putative E3 ubiquitin-protein ligase RHB1A encodes the protein MGGCCCCCASKSPEFNVSPAYFRYPVSEEHEPLSSHHETISALSSGLLVDTNLDTAIPDTYRPPPAPLPYETYVGYPPTPSVHQQSSGNKNETALQSTKAELFGDNNSGSTLDAKLKTMESDAKMETHIELTASKEMEDNNSDELKKSSEPFVPLLQDEEDVCPTCLEEYDVENPRIVTKCDHHFHLACILEWMERSYTCPVCDQEMVFSPTMRG